From the Priestia koreensis genome, one window contains:
- a CDS encoding ferredoxin, with amino-acid sequence MAKYTIVDKETCIACGACGAAAPDIYDYDDEGIAFVTLDDNQGIVEIPDVLEDDMMDAFEGCPTDSIKVADEPFEGDALKFE; translated from the coding sequence ATGGCAAAGTACACAATCGTTGACAAAGAAACTTGTATCGCATGCGGCGCATGTGGTGCAGCAGCTCCAGACATCTATGATTACGATGATGAAGGCATTGCATTCGTAACATTAGATGATAACCAAGGAATTGTTGAAATTCCAGACGTATTAGAAGACGACATGATGGACGCATTTGAAGGTTGCCCAACTGACTCAATTAAAGTAGCAGATGAGCCATTCGAAGGCGACGCATTAAAATTCGAATAG
- a CDS encoding ECF transporter S component: MNQGAKTKRLVVMAVFSSIAYLLMMLDFPIGLSAFLKMDFSELPVLIVALIYGPGAGLIVEAIKNLLYYLIQGSATGVPVGQVANFVAGAAFILPVSYMFRKYRTMKGLTLGVVTGTVLMAMLMAVLNYYVFLPAYTMFLHMPAYTTSGARELIVKGILPFNLIKGILTGVIFVLLFTRMKTWLTKQVAM; the protein is encoded by the coding sequence ATGAATCAAGGTGCAAAAACGAAAAGACTTGTTGTAATGGCTGTATTTAGTAGTATTGCTTATTTATTAATGATGCTCGATTTTCCAATTGGGTTGTCAGCGTTTTTAAAAATGGACTTTAGTGAGCTTCCTGTTTTAATTGTGGCGCTCATTTACGGACCTGGTGCCGGCTTGATTGTAGAAGCCATTAAGAATTTATTGTATTACCTCATTCAAGGGAGTGCTACTGGAGTTCCCGTTGGGCAAGTAGCAAACTTTGTAGCAGGTGCTGCATTTATTCTACCTGTGTCCTACATGTTCCGTAAGTACCGTACAATGAAAGGCTTAACGCTAGGTGTGGTTACAGGAACCGTTCTTATGGCAATGTTAATGGCCGTGTTAAATTACTATGTGTTCCTACCAGCTTATACAATGTTTTTACACATGCCTGCATACACAACCAGCGGTGCACGTGAATTGATTGTAAAAGGTATTTTACCATTCAATCTTATTAAAGGTATATTAACCGGCGTTATTTTTGTTCTCTTGTTTACTCGAATGAAAACGTGGCTGACAAAACAAGTAGCCATGTAA